The Candidatus Limnocylindria bacterium genome has a segment encoding these proteins:
- a CDS encoding CoA transferase — MTTTPQPLEGVRVVELGWAAAGPLVGTYLAQHGADVIHVESSTALDPFRSTYPPFKDNVVGPDRAGMFAFYNAGKRGVTLDLKQPRGIELALQLVKTADVVIESFPAGTLARRGLGHDALRRARPDLVILSSCNQGQTGPHAQHPGYGSQLTALAGFNELLGEPGRTPVILYGPYIDYIAVGYGVIAILAALERRRRTGEGCVIDLSQYEAGLQFLAPALLEHAANGTVPTRDANHDRVAVPHGVYPSQGDDRWIALSVWSDDEWRRLRDALGDPAWSRDAALGNADGRRAREAELDARIAAWTSARTREEAVSALRARGLRAAAVESVGELFDDPQLAHRGVWRRAPHAGLGEVGLMAPPFALSETPARADRAGPTLGEHNEEVFKGLLGLSADEYASLAADGVFA; from the coding sequence ATGACGACCACCCCCCAGCCTCTCGAAGGCGTTCGGGTCGTCGAGCTCGGGTGGGCCGCGGCCGGTCCGCTCGTCGGCACCTATCTCGCGCAGCACGGCGCAGACGTGATCCATGTCGAGTCGTCCACCGCGCTCGATCCGTTCCGCTCGACGTACCCACCGTTCAAGGACAACGTCGTCGGACCGGACCGCGCCGGGATGTTCGCCTTCTACAACGCCGGAAAGCGCGGGGTCACGCTCGATCTCAAGCAGCCGCGCGGGATCGAGCTCGCGCTTCAGCTGGTGAAGACGGCCGACGTCGTGATCGAGAGCTTCCCGGCGGGAACGCTCGCGCGGCGAGGACTCGGGCATGACGCCCTCCGGCGCGCGCGGCCCGACCTCGTCATCCTTTCGAGCTGCAATCAGGGGCAGACCGGACCGCACGCCCAGCATCCCGGATACGGAAGCCAGCTCACGGCGCTCGCCGGGTTCAACGAGCTCCTCGGCGAGCCCGGGCGCACGCCGGTGATCCTCTACGGCCCGTACATCGACTACATCGCGGTCGGCTATGGCGTCATCGCGATCCTCGCCGCGCTCGAGCGGCGGCGCCGCACCGGCGAAGGCTGCGTGATCGACCTCTCGCAGTACGAGGCGGGGCTCCAGTTCCTCGCGCCCGCGCTCCTCGAGCACGCGGCGAACGGCACGGTGCCGACGCGCGACGCGAACCACGACCGCGTGGCCGTGCCGCACGGGGTGTATCCGAGTCAGGGCGACGACCGCTGGATCGCGCTTTCGGTCTGGAGCGACGACGAGTGGCGCCGGTTGCGCGACGCGCTCGGCGACCCGGCGTGGTCGCGCGACGCCGCGCTCGGAAACGCCGACGGACGCCGGGCGCGCGAGGCCGAGCTCGACGCGCGCATCGCTGCGTGGACCAGTGCGCGAACGCGCGAAGAGGCGGTCAGCGCGTTGCGGGCGCGCGGCCTGCGCGCCGCGGCGGTGGAGTCGGTCGGCGAGCTGTTCGATGACCCCCAGCTCGCGCATCGCGGCGTGTGGCGGCGCGCGCCGCACGCCGGTCTCGGCGAGGTCGGCCTCATGGCTCCGCCGTTCGCGCTGTCCGAGACGCCGGCGCGCGCGGACCGCGCCGGCCCGACGCTCGGCGAGCACAACGAGGAGGTCTTCAAGGGGCTCCTCGGCCTCAGCGCGGACGAATACGCCTCGCTCGCCGCCGACGGCGTCTTCGCGTAG